From the genome of Niabella agricola, one region includes:
- a CDS encoding SDR family oxidoreductase codes for MNEYYKDKVVVVTGGTDGIGRALVDVLLGFGARVATCGRNHDKLYALQAAHPSSFLHTLVADVSAEADCQRFIESTVEVFGRIDVLINNAGISMRGLFKDLDVAVIKKLMDINFYGAVYCTKLALPWLTKSKGTIVGISSIAGYRGLPGRTGYSSSKFALQGFLECLMTELRDDQVHVMWVSPGFTASSIRDNALNDKGEKQKENPMDEGKMMTAEAVALRILKAIRSKKRTIVMTTTGKETVFLNKFFPSIADKLVHKFYFKNKELIK; via the coding sequence ATGAACGAATATTACAAAGATAAGGTGGTAGTGGTTACGGGTGGAACAGATGGAATCGGACGTGCCCTGGTGGATGTACTGCTGGGTTTTGGCGCCAGGGTGGCCACCTGCGGGCGCAACCATGATAAATTATATGCCCTGCAGGCCGCGCATCCCTCTTCCTTTTTGCATACCCTGGTGGCGGATGTAAGTGCAGAGGCCGACTGCCAGCGCTTTATTGAATCTACCGTGGAAGTATTCGGACGCATTGATGTGCTAATCAATAACGCAGGCATCAGCATGCGCGGACTTTTTAAAGACCTGGACGTGGCCGTTATTAAAAAACTGATGGACATCAATTTTTACGGCGCCGTATATTGCACCAAGCTCGCCCTGCCCTGGCTGACTAAAAGCAAGGGCACCATTGTGGGCATCTCTTCCATCGCGGGCTACCGCGGACTTCCCGGAAGAACCGGCTATTCATCCAGCAAGTTTGCCTTACAGGGTTTCCTCGAATGCCTGATGACCGAGCTGCGCGACGACCAGGTGCATGTGATGTGGGTAAGCCCGGGGTTCACCGCCTCCAGCATCCGCGACAATGCCCTGAACGATAAGGGGGAAAAACAAAAAGAAAACCCCATGGATGAAGGGAAAATGATGACCGCAGAAGCCGTGGCCCTGCGGATCCTGAAAGCCATCCGGAGTAAGAAACGTACCATTGTAATGACCACTACCGGGAAAGAAACCGTTTTCCTGAACAAATTTTTTCCTTCAATTGCCGATAAACTGGTTCATAAGTTTTACTTTAAAAACAAAGAGTTGATAAAGTAG
- a CDS encoding type II secretion system protein: protein MRSHKKTDTRRIPAFTLPELVIGLLLMAILFGVIATVYMILARQSGHYFAGNRFFTDYYITKKLLQRDIEKARTVKLDPERNQLILQTKTGNHSRTTVYQLDTAFIVRTEPGRSDTLRPGAGIVAQRPINDSTPLLVYLKLRHRYRDQYFYTYLQKRYAKADLLNDSIQTEP from the coding sequence ATGCGCAGCCATAAAAAAACAGATACCCGCAGGATCCCGGCGTTTACGCTCCCGGAGCTGGTGATCGGCCTGCTCCTGATGGCCATCCTCTTTGGGGTGATTGCCACGGTGTACATGATCCTGGCCCGGCAATCCGGCCACTATTTTGCCGGGAACCGCTTTTTCACTGATTATTATATTACCAAAAAACTGCTGCAGCGCGATATTGAAAAGGCCCGTACCGTAAAACTGGATCCGGAACGCAACCAGCTCATCCTGCAGACAAAAACCGGTAACCATTCCAGGACCACGGTGTACCAGCTGGATACCGCCTTTATCGTACGCACCGAACCGGGCCGCTCCGATACCCTCCGGCCGGGCGCGGGTATCGTGGCACAACGCCCTATAAACGACAGTACCCCCCTACTTGTATATTTAAAGCTGCGGCACCGCTACCGGGATCAATATTTTTATACCTATCTTCAGAAGCGCTATGCAAAAGCAGATCTTCTGAACGACTCCATCCAAACGGAACCATAA
- a CDS encoding glycoside hydrolase family 9 protein — protein sequence MVWLQKKILLVIVLSACFFTGYGQSWVRVNQLGYTEKDVKVAVLVSKNAMICTRFSLVDAATNRVVYTSNKVQAFPAYAAFRSGFRLNFTAFQKPGTYYIKAGEAVSPVFPLNNRVYDGTADFILNYMRQQRSKFNPFLNDSCHTEDGFIVYHNDKAKDSTRIDVAGGWHDASDYLQYLPTSANATFQMLFAYMKNPGSFEDRYDASGRKGPNGVPDILDEARWGLEWMVKMNPGKEEYYNQIADDRDHRGMRLPTQDTVKYAAHMGLSRPVYFISGKPQGPKYQNRTKGVASSAGKFASAFALGAKILETYDPVFAATLTEKARDAYAFGKKYPGNNQTIPFGAPYFYEEDNYVDDMELAALSLYEVDKKEDYLDEAIRFARQEPVTPWMGADTARHYQWYPFLNLGHYLGTRHGNNRNEYLSFMKEGIERVKKRGAGNPFLMGVPFIWCSNNLTVAILTQISLYKEASGDHQYDELEAALRDWLLGCNPWGTSMICDLPEAGVAPKDPHSAFTHLHGYKISGGLVDGPIYGSIWDKLIGIKLYKPDTFAAFQSPLVIYHDDYGDYSSNEPTMDGTASLSYYFAKMQARASETEALRKDAAGAVIGMPGKTVYLIFSAHDKGEGGAYIRQVLKKQDVKASFFFTGDFLRDPQFKPGVLQLKKEGHYIAVHSDKHLLYNDWKQRDSLLVTKEQFVTDLSHAYQALEAMGISKGRWFLPPYEWYNKDIVAWAREQGLTVINFTPGTGTNADYTWPGQPNYKSSAQLLTQLKKAEAEKGLAGNFLLIHYGTDERRTDKFYHQLETIIRFLRARGYQLERLP from the coding sequence ATGGTGTGGTTGCAAAAGAAAATACTGCTGGTCATTGTTTTGAGTGCCTGCTTTTTTACCGGGTATGGTCAATCCTGGGTGCGGGTCAATCAACTGGGCTATACCGAAAAGGATGTAAAAGTGGCAGTACTGGTGTCTAAAAATGCGATGATCTGCACGCGTTTCTCCCTGGTTGATGCCGCAACCAACAGGGTCGTGTATACCAGCAATAAGGTGCAGGCCTTCCCGGCTTATGCTGCTTTTAGAAGCGGGTTCCGGCTGAATTTTACGGCATTTCAGAAGCCGGGCACCTATTATATAAAGGCGGGTGAGGCCGTTTCGCCGGTGTTCCCTTTAAACAACCGGGTTTATGATGGTACCGCGGATTTTATCCTGAACTATATGCGGCAGCAACGTTCAAAGTTCAATCCTTTTTTAAACGACAGCTGCCATACGGAAGACGGATTTATCGTATACCATAACGACAAAGCCAAAGATTCCACACGCATTGATGTGGCAGGCGGATGGCATGATGCATCCGACTACCTGCAGTACCTGCCTACATCGGCCAATGCCACTTTCCAGATGCTGTTTGCGTACATGAAAAATCCCGGGAGTTTTGAAGACCGTTACGACGCCAGCGGAAGAAAGGGGCCTAACGGGGTGCCGGATATTCTCGACGAGGCCCGCTGGGGGCTGGAATGGATGGTAAAGATGAACCCCGGAAAAGAGGAATATTATAACCAGATTGCGGATGACCGGGATCACCGGGGCATGCGCTTGCCAACGCAGGATACTGTCAAATACGCTGCGCATATGGGATTGAGCCGGCCGGTATATTTTATATCCGGTAAACCACAGGGCCCGAAATATCAGAACCGTACAAAGGGCGTCGCTTCAAGCGCCGGCAAGTTTGCATCGGCTTTCGCCCTGGGTGCAAAGATTCTGGAAACATACGACCCTGTTTTTGCAGCCACCCTAACGGAAAAGGCCCGAGATGCCTATGCTTTTGGAAAAAAATACCCGGGCAACAACCAAACCATTCCTTTTGGTGCGCCTTATTTTTATGAGGAAGATAATTATGTAGATGACATGGAGCTGGCGGCCCTCTCCCTGTACGAAGTGGATAAAAAGGAAGATTACCTGGATGAAGCAATCCGTTTTGCAAGACAGGAGCCGGTAACACCCTGGATGGGAGCAGATACCGCCCGGCATTATCAATGGTATCCCTTTTTAAACCTGGGGCATTACCTGGGTACCAGGCATGGCAACAACCGCAACGAATACCTTTCTTTTATGAAGGAAGGGATCGAGCGGGTAAAAAAGCGTGGAGCCGGAAACCCGTTTTTGATGGGCGTACCCTTTATATGGTGTTCGAATAATTTAACCGTGGCCATCCTCACGCAAATCAGTTTATATAAGGAAGCCAGCGGCGATCATCAGTATGATGAGCTGGAAGCCGCGTTGCGCGATTGGCTGCTGGGCTGTAACCCCTGGGGCACCAGCATGATCTGCGATCTGCCGGAAGCCGGCGTGGCACCAAAAGATCCGCATTCGGCCTTTACCCATTTGCATGGCTACAAGATTTCGGGCGGCTTGGTAGACGGTCCCATTTATGGAAGCATCTGGGATAAGTTGATCGGGATCAAATTGTATAAGCCGGATACGTTTGCTGCGTTCCAGTCGCCCCTGGTTATTTACCACGATGATTATGGCGACTATTCCAGCAACGAACCAACCATGGACGGCACGGCGAGCCTGAGCTATTATTTCGCAAAGATGCAGGCCCGGGCTTCGGAAACAGAAGCATTACGGAAAGACGCGGCAGGTGCCGTGATCGGGATGCCGGGCAAGACCGTATACCTCATCTTTTCGGCACACGATAAGGGCGAAGGCGGCGCCTATATCCGGCAGGTATTAAAGAAGCAGGATGTAAAAGCCAGTTTCTTTTTTACGGGTGATTTTTTAAGAGACCCGCAATTCAAACCCGGAGTGTTGCAGCTAAAAAAGGAGGGACATTATATTGCGGTACATTCCGATAAACATTTATTATATAACGACTGGAAGCAACGCGATTCCCTGTTGGTAACAAAGGAACAATTTGTAACCGATCTGAGCCATGCATACCAGGCACTTGAAGCAATGGGTATTTCCAAAGGCCGCTGGTTCCTGCCGCCCTATGAGTGGTACAACAAGGACATTGTAGCCTGGGCCCGGGAGCAGGGATTAACGGTCATCAATTTTACACCCGGCACGGGCACCAACGCGGATTATACCTGGCCCGGTCAGCCGAATTATAAAAGCAGTGCACAGCTGCTGACGCAATTAAAAAAAGCGGAAGCAGAAAAAGGATTGGCGGGTAATTTCCTGCTGATCCATTATGGTACGGATGAACGGCGGACCGATAAGTTTTATCATCAGCTGGAAACCATCATCCGCTTTTTGCGTGCCCGGGGATATCAGCTGGAGCGGCTGCCTTAG
- a CDS encoding SAM hydrolase/SAM-dependent halogenase family protein: protein MNFVTLTSDIGYQDYLVGAIKAQLLQVNADLQLVDISHNITPFNFPQASYVCRGAFKNFPEFSFHLILVNLFGTRPENLLVAFHKNQYIICADNGLLSMILEEKPDIIIGIPLSRSAIKNTLYVTEVMAKTVERLVNGESIQKIGVPDFNFREKNPLQPLVDSNYIEGQIIFIDNFENVIVNITREQFEEQRNGRGFKIVFKRDEVIDRISESYADVREGDKLALFNSAGYLEIAINKGNAAGLFGLKGFSDKASQSSNIMQNQLLYQTVRIYFE, encoded by the coding sequence ATGAATTTTGTAACATTAACATCTGATATCGGGTACCAGGATTATTTAGTGGGGGCTATCAAGGCTCAGTTGTTACAAGTAAATGCAGATCTTCAGCTGGTAGATATCTCTCATAATATTACGCCCTTTAATTTTCCCCAGGCATCCTATGTATGCCGCGGCGCTTTTAAAAACTTTCCCGAATTTAGCTTCCACCTGATCCTGGTGAATCTTTTTGGAACCCGGCCGGAAAACCTGCTGGTAGCATTCCATAAAAATCAATACATCATTTGTGCCGACAACGGGCTGCTGAGTATGATCCTGGAGGAAAAACCCGATATCATCATCGGCATTCCGTTAAGCCGGAGCGCTATAAAAAATACCCTCTATGTTACGGAGGTAATGGCCAAAACCGTGGAGCGACTGGTCAACGGCGAATCGATACAAAAGATCGGCGTACCGGATTTTAACTTCCGGGAAAAAAATCCGTTGCAGCCGCTGGTTGACAGTAACTATATTGAGGGCCAGATTATTTTTATCGACAATTTTGAAAACGTAATTGTAAATATTACCCGTGAGCAATTTGAAGAACAACGCAATGGCCGTGGCTTTAAAATTGTATTTAAACGGGATGAAGTCATCGACCGGATCAGCGAGTCCTATGCCGATGTGCGGGAAGGCGATAAACTGGCGCTTTTTAATAGTGCCGGGTACCTCGAAATCGCCATTAATAAAGGGAATGCTGCAGGTCTGTTCGGATTAAAAGGCTTCTCAGATAAAGCCAGCCAGTCTTCCAATATCATGCAGAACCAACTGCTCTATCAAACAGTACGGATCTATTTTGAATAG
- a CDS encoding SET domain-containing protein, producing the protein MIASGLYIAQTEKMGRGVFTSVAITAGSVIEVAPVIVMSQRERELLDQTLLHDYIFEWGAEGEQCAMALGWVAVYNHSYRANCDYEMDYTTDSIQIITVRDIQAGEELFINYGGSWDEQKPVWFETR; encoded by the coding sequence GTGATCGCATCCGGGTTATATATCGCGCAGACGGAAAAAATGGGAAGGGGCGTATTTACCAGTGTAGCCATTACGGCAGGATCGGTAATCGAAGTGGCCCCGGTCATCGTAATGTCGCAGCGGGAGCGGGAATTGCTGGACCAGACCCTCCTGCATGATTATATTTTTGAATGGGGAGCGGAAGGGGAACAATGTGCCATGGCCCTGGGCTGGGTGGCCGTTTATAATCATTCGTATAGGGCCAATTGCGATTATGAAATGGATTATACCACCGATTCCATACAGATCATCACCGTAAGAGATATCCAGGCAGGCGAGGAGCTGTTCATCAATTACGGCGGTAGCTGGGATGAGCAAAAGCCGGTATGGTTTGAAACGCGGTAG
- a CDS encoding toxin-antitoxin system YwqK family antitoxin, which translates to MKRIFFLLILICALAPDTAAQYYNGQVRIDSLDRSFLFQVTDARPRLHTRHFYTWFKSGHIYTTEGGYYGKLLHGYYKVVDKERRLLEEGRFKRGEKKGRWRTWHTNGRLRSLTRKRFWDGALHINTFDPEGRRTKKGYEKDNRFTGRQVELVNDSTVVVTYKKGVRQPAAKK; encoded by the coding sequence ATGAAACGCATCTTCTTTCTGTTGATCCTGATCTGCGCCCTTGCCCCCGATACCGCAGCACAGTATTATAATGGCCAGGTACGGATCGACTCCCTCGATCGCTCGTTCCTGTTCCAGGTAACCGATGCCCGGCCCCGGCTGCATACCCGTCATTTTTATACTTGGTTTAAATCAGGACATATCTATACCACGGAGGGCGGTTATTACGGCAAACTGTTGCATGGCTACTATAAAGTGGTAGACAAGGAGCGCCGCCTGCTCGAAGAGGGCCGTTTTAAACGGGGCGAAAAGAAAGGCCGCTGGCGCACCTGGCATACCAACGGAAGACTGCGGTCCTTAACACGCAAACGCTTCTGGGATGGGGCGCTGCACATCAATACATTCGACCCCGAAGGCCGCCGGACAAAAAAAGGATATGAAAAAGACAACCGGTTTACCGGCCGCCAGGTGGAGCTGGTGAATGATAGCACCGTTGTGGTTACCTATAAAAAGGGCGTTCGCCAGCCGGCTGCAAAAAAATGA
- a CDS encoding MBL fold metallo-hydrolase, which translates to MGSLHLTSLNSGSNGNCYYIGNEDTAVLIDAGLSCRETEKRMHRLGLTLKKVKAIFISHEHSDHIRGLEVLSRKYQLPVYISPGTLRHSGLQLDPGLVRTLTADLPVAIGALSVSAFRKQHDAADPHSFTVEDGPTCIGVFTDIGSVCENLSTHFRKCHAAFLEANYDEVLLEKGRYPYHLKKRIRGGRGHLSNKEALGLFLSCRQEQMSHLFLSHLSADNNDPDLVLDLFTGQATSTHIIVASRYAETPVYTISGDKAPCTGVPQTLGQLRLF; encoded by the coding sequence ATGGGCAGCCTCCATCTGACATCATTGAATTCCGGCAGCAACGGTAATTGTTATTATATCGGCAACGAGGATACGGCCGTACTGATCGACGCCGGCCTGTCCTGCCGGGAAACCGAAAAAAGGATGCACCGGCTGGGCCTGACCCTTAAAAAAGTAAAAGCGATCTTCATCTCCCATGAACACAGCGATCATATCCGGGGCCTCGAAGTCCTTTCCCGGAAGTATCAGCTTCCGGTATATATCTCCCCCGGCACGCTCCGGCACTCCGGCCTGCAGCTGGATCCCGGGCTGGTGCGAACACTGACTGCAGACCTGCCGGTAGCGATTGGAGCGTTGTCGGTCAGCGCTTTCCGGAAACAGCACGATGCCGCAGACCCGCATAGCTTTACGGTGGAAGACGGCCCTACCTGCATCGGCGTTTTTACTGATATCGGGAGCGTATGTGAAAACCTGAGCACCCATTTCCGGAAATGCCATGCCGCTTTCCTGGAAGCCAATTATGATGAGGTATTGCTTGAGAAAGGCCGCTACCCCTATCACCTGAAAAAAAGGATCCGCGGCGGCCGGGGACATTTATCCAATAAAGAAGCGCTCGGGCTTTTTCTTTCCTGCCGGCAGGAACAGATGAGTCACCTTTTCCTTTCCCATCTTTCGGCTGATAACAACGATCCGGATCTGGTCCTTGATCTTTTTACCGGGCAGGCAACCAGCACACATATCATCGTTGCATCGCGGTACGCAGAAACACCGGTGTATACGATTTCCGGGGATAAGGCGCCCTGTACCGGCGTTCCGCAAACCCTGGGGCAGCTTCGTTTGTTCTGA
- a CDS encoding GNAT family N-acetyltransferase, with protein MYKYNYTIRQEKPADIETINAVTKAAFASAPYSSGTESFIINALRKNGQLTLSLVAAEEGVLIGHVAVSPVTISSGAEGWFGLGPVSVLPSKQGSGVGSGLIRAAIDALKELHAAGCVVLGEPSYYGRFGFRSDARLQYPHAPAEYFQVLPFREKLPEGTVAYDDSFHVTG; from the coding sequence ATGTACAAATACAATTATACCATCAGACAGGAAAAACCTGCTGATATCGAAACGATCAACGCAGTAACAAAGGCCGCGTTTGCCTCTGCTCCATATAGCAGCGGAACGGAATCATTCATTATAAATGCCCTGCGCAAAAATGGTCAGCTGACCCTTTCCCTGGTAGCAGCGGAGGAGGGCGTATTGATCGGGCATGTTGCTGTATCGCCCGTAACCATTTCTTCGGGTGCTGAAGGCTGGTTTGGACTGGGACCAGTATCGGTGCTCCCCTCCAAACAGGGATCGGGTGTGGGTTCCGGCCTCATCAGGGCCGCCATTGACGCATTGAAGGAGCTGCATGCAGCCGGCTGTGTGGTGCTGGGTGAGCCTTCCTATTATGGCCGGTTCGGATTCAGGAGTGATGCCCGTTTGCAGTACCCGCATGCTCCCGCCGAATATTTTCAGGTACTGCCATTTAGGGAAAAGCTACCGGAAGGAACGGTAGCATATGATGATTCTTTCCACGTCACCGGTTGA
- a CDS encoding phage holin family protein, with protein MPRSSQGFRKTITKFLQYGGCIIVAMVILNIVCASNQVFDNRLTGFFGDSMLYIMIYTEVVSIFENMEAMAPGSIFINVFVRPVRRILTFQLKRLFREESHPPKPG; from the coding sequence ATCCCCCGCAGTTCCCAGGGTTTCCGTAAAACCATTACAAAATTTTTGCAATACGGCGGCTGCATTATCGTAGCCATGGTGATCCTGAATATCGTGTGTGCTTCCAACCAGGTATTTGACAACCGTCTTACCGGGTTCTTTGGTGATAGCATGCTATATATCATGATCTATACCGAAGTGGTATCCATTTTTGAAAATATGGAGGCCATGGCCCCGGGCAGCATTTTTATCAACGTTTTTGTACGGCCGGTGCGGCGCATTCTTACCTTTCAATTGAAGCGGTTATTCCGTGAAGAATCCCATCCCCCGAAACCGGGTTGA
- the mgtE gene encoding magnesium transporter: MSFEEEDKTLVELFKEVILTEDKLEIKKFLDAQNITDVVDLIYEMPEYDSQIIANMSMHRAASVFKLLETANQKDIIHKLPPSKAAELLNDLPADDRTDFLEELPSNAVRELIKLLDPEERKITLSLLGYPENSIGRLMNPDYVYVYAYNTVAEVFDTIRKYGKNSDAINVIYVINHKGELLDDIRIGEFILNTPETPVSDLMDERRVISLNAYDDQETASEVFKMNNRIALPVVSQSNKLLGIVTIDDVLWVATEEYSEDMQKMGGTQAFEEPYLDIALFKLYKKRVGWLIILFLSEMLTATAMQFFEVEIEKATLLALFVPLIMSSGGNSGSQASTLIIQAMTLGEVTIADWWRVMRRELLSGAMLGLTLGTIGLLRIMMWQQLHLYDYGPHWLLVGITIFFTLIGIVLWGSLIGSMLPIVLKRLKLDPATSSAPFVATLVDVTGIIIYFSVAYMVLKGTLL, from the coding sequence ATGTCTTTTGAAGAAGAAGATAAAACACTGGTAGAGCTTTTCAAAGAAGTCATCCTTACGGAAGATAAACTGGAGATCAAAAAATTTTTAGATGCCCAGAACATCACCGACGTGGTTGACCTCATCTATGAAATGCCGGAATACGACAGCCAGATCATCGCCAATATGTCGATGCACCGGGCCGCCAGCGTTTTTAAACTCCTGGAAACCGCCAATCAAAAAGACATCATTCACAAACTGCCGCCCAGTAAGGCGGCCGAGCTGCTCAACGACCTGCCGGCGGATGACCGTACCGATTTCCTGGAAGAACTGCCCTCCAACGCGGTGCGAGAACTGATCAAACTGCTGGATCCGGAGGAGCGCAAGATCACGCTTTCCCTGCTGGGTTATCCCGAAAACAGCATCGGCCGTTTGATGAACCCGGATTATGTGTATGTATATGCGTACAACACGGTAGCAGAAGTATTTGATACCATCCGCAAATACGGCAAAAACAGCGACGCCATCAACGTCATTTATGTGATCAACCATAAAGGTGAACTGCTGGATGATATCCGGATCGGTGAGTTTATCTTAAACACTCCGGAAACCCCGGTATCCGACTTAATGGACGAACGGCGGGTGATTTCGCTCAATGCCTACGATGACCAGGAAACGGCCAGCGAGGTGTTTAAAATGAACAACCGAATCGCCCTGCCTGTAGTGAGCCAGAGCAATAAACTACTGGGTATTGTAACCATCGACGACGTGTTATGGGTGGCTACAGAGGAATATAGCGAAGACATGCAGAAAATGGGGGGTACCCAGGCCTTTGAAGAGCCCTACCTGGACATTGCCCTGTTTAAATTATATAAAAAAAGAGTGGGCTGGCTCATCATCCTGTTCCTGAGTGAAATGTTGACGGCCACGGCCATGCAGTTCTTTGAGGTGGAAATCGAAAAAGCCACCCTGCTGGCACTCTTTGTGCCGCTGATCATGAGCAGCGGCGGTAACAGCGGTTCCCAGGCTTCCACGCTGATCATTCAGGCCATGACCCTGGGTGAGGTAACCATTGCCGACTGGTGGCGGGTGATGCGCCGCGAATTGCTTTCGGGTGCGATGCTGGGACTGACATTGGGCACGATCGGATTGCTTCGTATTATGATGTGGCAACAGCTGCATCTTTATGATTATGGTCCGCACTGGCTGCTGGTAGGCATCACCATTTTCTTTACCCTCATCGGCATTGTTTTATGGGGAAGCCTGATCGGCTCCATGCTGCCCATTGTTTTAAAGCGATTAAAGCTCGACCCGGCCACCTCTTCCGCACCCTTTGTAGCCACCCTTGTGGATGTAACCGGTATCATCATTTACTTCTCGGTAGCCTATATGGTTTTAAAGGGCACGCTTCTTTAA
- a CDS encoding type II secretion system F family protein, giving the protein MNQPIDIHALKKQGSKEPQTAANKEARSFMKQLEGLLTREFTLFGKPFSDKIKESFYLELGSLMDAGLDIRTALQLIRDEQTKKAPKAILTTVLEKVVNGSSLSTAMRDNKNFTPYEYFTVEIGEETGKLNTVLQQLSVYYKAKIKQRRQIIGALTYPLIVLSVAFCSVFFMMNYVVPMFADVFQRFGGNLPFLTRQVLNASNFMQAAAGKLFLLLLAVIVFIALNRSKPWYKKYKDLLLQRTPVVKHIVSRIYLARFASTMQLLLGARVPLVQALSLSKQVMGFYPLEQALDQMEQDILKGLPLHESMSSKKVFPSKMVALVKVGEEVNELELFFKNLSDRYSEDLDYQTTQLSKFIEPVIIIVLGLVVGVVLIAMYLPMFNMGNTIQ; this is encoded by the coding sequence ATGAATCAGCCTATCGATATCCATGCACTGAAAAAGCAGGGCAGCAAAGAACCGCAAACAGCGGCTAACAAGGAAGCCCGTTCCTTTATGAAGCAGCTGGAAGGGTTGCTGACCCGGGAGTTTACCCTGTTTGGAAAACCGTTTTCCGATAAGATCAAGGAATCCTTTTACCTGGAGCTGGGCAGCCTGATGGACGCCGGCCTGGATATCCGTACGGCCCTGCAGCTGATCCGGGACGAGCAAACCAAAAAGGCGCCCAAAGCCATCCTCACCACCGTGCTTGAAAAAGTAGTCAATGGCAGCAGTCTTTCCACAGCCATGCGCGACAACAAAAATTTTACCCCTTACGAATATTTTACCGTGGAAATCGGTGAAGAAACCGGCAAACTGAACACGGTGCTGCAGCAGCTATCGGTTTATTACAAGGCAAAGATCAAACAGCGGCGGCAGATCATCGGGGCGCTTACCTATCCCCTCATTGTACTGTCGGTAGCCTTTTGCTCCGTATTCTTTATGATGAATTACGTGGTGCCCATGTTTGCCGATGTGTTCCAGCGTTTCGGCGGCAACCTGCCCTTTCTTACCCGGCAGGTGTTAAATGCTTCTAACTTTATGCAGGCAGCCGCCGGCAAGCTCTTCCTGTTATTACTGGCGGTTATCGTCTTTATAGCCCTTAACCGCAGCAAACCCTGGTATAAAAAATATAAGGACCTTTTATTACAACGCACACCGGTGGTAAAACATATTGTTTCCAGGATCTACCTGGCACGCTTTGCTTCCACCATGCAACTGCTGCTGGGCGCCCGGGTGCCCCTGGTACAGGCCCTGAGCCTGAGCAAACAGGTCATGGGCTTTTACCCGCTGGAGCAGGCGCTGGATCAAATGGAGCAGGACATCCTGAAGGGGCTTCCGCTCCACGAAAGCATGAGCAGCAAAAAGGTATTCCCCTCCAAAATGGTGGCACTGGTGAAGGTGGGCGAAGAAGTAAACGAGCTGGAATTATTTTTTAAAAACCTTTCCGACCGCTATAGCGAGGACCTGGATTATCAAACCACACAGCTCAGCAAATTTATCGAACCGGTGATCATCATTGTACTCGGACTGGTTGTGGGCGTCGTACTCATTGCCATGTACCTGCCTATGTTTAATATGGGTAATACAATACAGTGA